atcatcttctgccgctacctcttcttcattatctccccccattgcaacatcattgaagccaccgtactgagcaataatattgtcatggtccaattcttcttcttcttcttcaccttcatccattataatcccgctttctccatgtttggtccaacaaatatagtttggtacgaaaccagactttaataagtgcgaatgaagagttcttgagttagaatattccgtcaaattcttgcacacggcacatggacagcacatgaaactgtccctcttatttgtctcggtcacacttaagaaatagtgcacgccattaatgaactcttcggagcgccgatcggcattatacatccaattacgtgttaccatctgcattaaatataacatatatattatgaaaaccatgcacacatatagtttctcatcttattgcacaacatgtctaagatacatagttgattaattcaggaaagcttggctacaacaaatacaatcgtaactagcactaaaaaaaccaaaactaaaatgcacttaagcaacataattagttcgcgtccgatcccaactataatagatagatcattcgcttgatcaacatcattgaactcctttcgtcggctcactgcctcaccaccttcagcctcaaccacctttgcaaaagatttcttaatgtgttcaatgtattcttccttccAGTACCAacatgtacatccgccggtaccatcccactgaaattaaaagagagaatcaaaagtttaattaatatcatttaaaaaaatatgcacatatataagcaaatgtctagaaaataactcacattacgatccggacacttgtagaatatacgactcttgtttactccctctttcgacactttgtactccatcacaatcttctgcccacacttgccacaagtaatgagagggagttccggctgatatcgcttttgaacccgttgagagaccgaagacccggtcacggttgccatctactatccatacttattttttaaacaattataaattccacatttactactaaacatgtatgatacaatggacattatgtagtaataaaaataaatcaagtgatattaataaaccaattaatttgaactatcctactttctaagatcataaaaagatactataattcattcttgcaaactacattaatactaggtcaaccatgatatatatatatatatatatatatatatatatatatatatatatatataaataatggtaacatcacaagccaaaaacaacatgaaaaagacaacgaagaaacgatgacggagtcgaagaagatcaacgatgggcgtcggagatgaagaacaaatgaagaacaaggaaaaagaagctccaagaacaacaatggtgaatggtgctctcggtttcaaataggTAGAGAGGATCCGACCTATAAACCAGACCATttgcaccggttcagggcaaaaaccggtgctaaagggtgaccctttagcatcggtttgtaacacaaaccggtgctaaagggtttgcctcggcccgtggcgctggccggtgctaaaggggaccctttagcaccggtttgtaacacgaaccggtgctaaagggtacctgccccgacagcacctgtcagtagccgttgggcaggaccctttagaaccggttcgtgttacgaaccggtgctaaaggggtctttaatcctgggccgcaaaaaggccgaggtttttggccattttgagcATCGACCAATGTCTCATTTTGTAGTAGTGCACTGGTGAAGAACGGAGGACATGTGATGGATAGAAGCTTCCCAACAGATTAACTCAAAAGTAATAAAGCGTGTGTGGTAGCTGCCCTTTTAGGCTTTTACCAGTTCGTCCCCGCCTTGGGTACGGAAGCATTCCACTCGATGAACTCATCTATATGTCAGCTCCTGAAAAAATGGTCACCATGTAAACATATATTGGAAGCATGAGCAGTTGACTCTTTCTATACATATGTGAGCACAAGTGCATTGATCGACCATTTCAACCATCACAGTCCACCATCAGCATCTGCTTAATTCTGGGGATGTCATAATTACCATTAGAAAACGAATCATCTCTCCATATTATCAACATCTTAATCATCTCTCCATATTACCCAGCAACAATTAATAAACCGCACCGTCCAAAAGGACTTATTTACGTGTGCTgaaatttaaataaaataaataatttgatTACTGGGAATACCCATTTTATAGCTTCCTTCCCAATATTTTAGAATTATTTTTTTCAAAGGACAATGACCTTGatccttccacccaaaaacaccaaaagaaagaaagaatacACATTCCAAAGAGATCACATTGGATTTGTTAATGTAATGCATGTGAAAATATTAAAACCAAGGTAGGTTTCGAAATGTTATGATATAGTAGTAAGATAATTGTGTTATTTCGTCTGCAGATTCTAGCAGCCGGAGACCCTTTCTTCTTTTGGTAGGTTCAACATGGACTTTTTCAGTCATTAACACATTCACGTCACCACCCATGCTTGTGTGGCAGCCTATATAAACACACCATCCCCATGCCTCAAAGCATCAAACTGACAGAAGCTCCATAGCTGAATTCAGAGAGCACAAATAAACAAGATGGCTCCCTCCACCTACTTTCTCCTCATTTCTCTTCTAGCATTGGCCACTTCTCAGGCCATTGCTTCTGACCCTAGCCCGCTCCAAGACTTCTGTGTTGCCGACATACACTCTCCAGGTATGCACGGACACATTTAAAATAATGCACTATGTTCTTGTACTAAATTAACGATCAAATAAGAATTATTTTTGTCACAACAAACACTATATTTTTATGTATGTTCTAGTGATTTCTGATTGCTGTGTACttattttttttgtctttgGATATCCAGTGAAGGTGAATGGATTTGTTTGCAAGGACCCCATGGCTGTGAATGCAAATGACTTTTTCAAGGAAGCCAACCTTGACAAGCCTAGGGACACAATGAAAAGCAAGGTCGGATCCAATGTCACTTTGATCAATGTCATGCAGCTGCCTGGACTCAACACCCTCGGCATCTCCTTGGCTCGCATTGATTATGCACCATTAGGTCAGAATCCACCACACACCCACCCACGTGCCACCGAGATTCTCACCGTGCTTGAGGGTACACTCTATGTTGGATTTGTCACCTCCAACACAGACAACGGTAACAAGCTATTCACCAAGGTTCTCAAGAAGGGTGACATGTTTGTATTTCCACAAGGGCTCATCCACTTCCAATTCAATCCGGTGCATGACAAGCCAGCAGTCGCGATCGCGGCACTAAGTAGCCAGAACCCAGGGGCTATTACTATTGccaatgcagtctttggatcaAAGCCACCAATCTCAGATGATATCTTGGCCAAGGCCTTCCAGGTGCAAAAGGGGACAATTGATTGGCTTCAAGCTCAGTTCTGGGAGAACAACCACAACTAAATAAATCATGTTTGGGCATTGTATGAGTTCTAGAATAATTTGTATTGGGATATAGAGCTTTATTTGCACTTTAGATACTAaagtttgtttttattttttaaatgctactaatgataataaaataaatggtcAGTATTTCTGTACTATAATGGTAATTGTGTCCGTGTTGTTGCTCTGCCACCAAGAccttaataaaaaaattaatgtaATCTATATGACACTCAGCCATCTGCCTTTTTATAGGGACGGTTCATAAGTAAACCTACTCGAGAATTATTGTAGTCACAGGTCACGTGATTTTTCGTGCGAGACACACATGTTTTGCCTAGCCGAACCCGTGACCTTAGGCTCCATACGTGTTTGACCCCTAACTACTCCACCCATAATATAATTGTGTCCATTTGGGATATTCATCCTCCATATTTTGTGTTCATCTTGTTTTGAAATGAGTATTCGGGACACTAAATAGGGTCAACTACAAAAATTTATAACTTTTTGAGGTCTAAAACTTTGGTTTGGAtcatttctccatccgaggtagtTTGAAGaattttaatttgaaatatgaGAAAGTTCCAACGTAGTTTGCATCACTTGTACTTAAGCTAGTGTCTTCACCAGGAGATTCTTCGCTCTGTTCTTTATTTGTGCTAGGTTCTTGCTGCCATCTTGTTCTAGCTTTTGTGCTTGCTTGTGGAGGGACAAGCCCTTGAGGCTCGGTACTTGGTAAAGAGGTCTTATTGGCTATGCCCATGTGCAGCTTATGAGTGATGATCTTATTGGTGACTTCATTCTCAGTTATCTCATCTAACTTTTCTCGTGAAGCTCGAAGATGACTAAGTTGTACTTAATATATAAAGATAGTGAAAGCCACTAGTATGGAGTATCAATCACTTTTGGCCGATCGGTTTTTATAAGCTTTGTAGCTCCAACCGCCAGTGATAATATAACAAACAGTCATAAATGGGGTTTCACATATTGCAAATCCGTAGCACAGACCAGCAGTGATTCTTTAGCCCTGGacctattttttttgtttcaacACAGTTCATGCAGTGGCATCGCGGTCAAAGTGCTTTCTTTTGTTATTATGTGAGAATAAGCATCACTGGCAGTGACAAACCGGCAGTGCAACGACAAGGCCAACACTGTGGATTAACCACTGCCGGATCGAAATCTGGAACTAAAAGCACTGGTTCCAAACTGGCAGTGATTGCTAATTACTGGTAGCAAGCACCCGAATGCTTGATCGGTCCAAAAAAAGTCACTATCAGATGCAGCAGGACATTAATATATGAAGCACCGGTATCATATCAAAATGTTAGGGATCCAGTGAATAAAATTAACATTTTGCTTTGTGTTGTGGCAATAGCAGGCTGCAGGCTTATGGGATGACCTGACTGGTGAAGCTCGATCGGAGGACAGATGGTGGATAGTAGCTTCCCAAAAGATTGATTCAAAAGTAAAGCATGTGCGGTAGCTTCCCTTTTAGGCTTTTACCAGTTTGTTCCTGCCTTGGGTACTGAGCTGCAGGTAGGCTGTCTTCTCCCGGAGGTACGTGGCCGCAAGGACTGTAGTCTAGCGGAATGCATGAGCTCGGGAGCATTCTTAGTGGGGTGGTCGCTGTCAATGTGGAACCACACCTAAGACAAAGAGTAGTAGTTGATGTGATCTGAGTCGTACTCCGAGCCATTCCTCAAGATGATTAAAGAGTAAGGTGCGCAAAGAGTGGGCATTTGCCCTGCTGCGCCGGAGAGGATCACGCCTTGTAGCACATTCCAGTAGATGAGGTGCTCTTGCTCCAGCTGGAAGGATGTCGCCATGTTCTGGATCTTGAACAACATGTCTAGGAGATAGTACTAGAAGCATTTGGGCGCACCACATCGGTGGCGATCTAATGATGGATGTTGGCTAGCATGTGAAACATCTAGCGGTACGGTGCTCCAACACAGTGGGGTTCAGGCCCAAGCCATGCCAGATCTGCCGAGTGAGGACAACGAGATCTGCTCCCAAGTGGCACGGTAGATGGCGCTAGGGAGTCATTGTCCCCCAGCGCAACCTCCTTGAGCAGATCGGCGATGTATAGGCTAGCTAGGCACCAAAAGTTTAGGACTTGGCTTGGGGCGAAGGCGCCGGCTATAATGGAGAACTTGCTGGGGAAGTGGATGCTACCATGTAGGGTAGCGCTGCCTGCTCTAATGATAGGCGGGTGGCTCCAACCATCATAGACCTTGAATCACACTTGACGTGCTCCCCCCTACCTGGTGGGCCTGCTATTTTGGGGTCAAAACCATGGCAAGCAGATTTGTTCATTGGGTGTCACTAAGTGTGTGTCTCTTGTGGCTCGGATGGACTCAAGAACACAAATAATACAGAGAGGACGCAGCGGTTTATCCTACTTTAGGCTATTAGGGCCCTATGTCTAGCAGTAGATGGTCCTTGTACTTAAGAGTGTAAGACATTCGCAGGGGATGGCTCGGTGCTCATCCTATGATCGTCGCTGGTGAGGTCCCTTCCTCATCGGAAAGGAAGAAGACAATAATGGAAGAGGGAAGGAGCTTTCAGTACTCCTCTCTAGGTGGCTCTGCTATTGGTGTAGAGCTCAAGCTGTTCGGTAATGAGGACGCGAGTGATCTGATATGTTTCACCTTTGTCCTCCCCCTCTCTAGGATCTGATGTCCCCTTATATATCAAGGTAGGTTGGGTACAAGGAGGTTTGGGGGAGTTTAATCTATTGTCTATGTGCGCCGGAGTCTGGCAGGGCCCTGCATTGCCGTGGATGCACCTTGGCATTGTTGTGGAGCCGAAGAAGCCTTGTGCGTCGTCTAACTGCCCTCAAGTCTTGTCGGCTTGGACCGGCCTTGACCAGATGTGCCTTCTGGAGTCGTCTTGGTGGTGAAGGTGTCCGACATGGGTATTGACGAGTGGGCCCGGGAGCCCCTAAGCACCGGAAGGTGTTGGAATGGAGATTTGTTCCCTTGTGTCCCGCCACATGCGTGACCTTGTTAGAAATGTGGAGGACAACACTGCACCCATCATGCAACACTAGGTAGCCCTTGACACTTGGGCTCTCACGACGCTAGGTTCTAGCCAAGACCTTGGCTCATGTTGAAGACCGGGGGCTAGGGGCTAGGGGCTCTGGCCTGGGATCCCGTCGACCGAGAGCATGTGGCTTGGGTGAGCCCTCCAAGCCTCGAGCAGTGGCGGAGGGCATACTTGGGCTGTGCCCAATCCTTGGCCAAAAGGTGTACTTGAGGGGTTGGTCGCGGGTCCTTCGGTCAGGGCCCTCTTATCCCAGGACTTAACATATCCCTATGTTAAGATCTCGTCACTACTAGTGACACCCAGGTAGCAAAACGCCAAGGTCAACACAGCCGATTAACCACTGACAGATCGAAATTTGGAAGTGAAAGCTGGTTCCAAACCTGCAACGATTGGTAGTTACAGGTAGCCAGCAGCCAAATACTTGATCGATCCAAAAAAGAGTCACTATCAGATGCAGCGGGACGTTAATAATCGGCCAATATCATATCAAAAAGTCTGGGATCTGGCGAAAAGAAAATTAACATTTTGCTAGTGTTGTGGCGTGCAATAGCAGGCTGCAGGATTATGGGGATGACCTCACTGGTGAAGCACGAAGGACAGATGATGGTTTGGTCTTGTACCGACAGATAGAAACCTTCACCGGATTAACTCAA
This window of the Sorghum bicolor cultivar BTx623 chromosome 7, Sorghum_bicolor_NCBIv3, whole genome shotgun sequence genome carries:
- the LOC8071133 gene encoding germin-like protein 12-2 is translated as MAPSTYFLLISLLALATSQAIASDPSPLQDFCVADIHSPVKVNGFVCKDPMAVNANDFFKEANLDKPRDTMKSKVGSNVTLINVMQLPGLNTLGISLARIDYAPLGQNPPHTHPRATEILTVLEGTLYVGFVTSNTDNGNKLFTKVLKKGDMFVFPQGLIHFQFNPVHDKPAVAIAALSSQNPGAITIANAVFGSKPPISDDILAKAFQVQKGTIDWLQAQFWENNHN